One genomic window of Entelurus aequoreus isolate RoL-2023_Sb linkage group LG07, RoL_Eaeq_v1.1, whole genome shotgun sequence includes the following:
- the perm1 gene encoding PGC-1 and ERR-induced regulator in muscle protein 1 isoform X1, producing MAPGAAHGTDASVLPLRQSDMCLVCIAFASWVLKTANPQVGDTWKAVLLANISALSAIRHLRKFAKVEVAATHNKSVLPPSMGLDISK from the exons GGACAGATGCGTCCGTCCTTCCCCTCAGACAATCAGACATGTGTCTGGTCTGTATTGCTTTTGCTTCCTGGGTGCTGAAGACGGCAAACCCCCAAGTTGGAGACAcatggaaggcgg tTCTGCTGGCCAACATAAGTGCTCTGTCTGCCATTCGACACCTGCGGAAGTTTGCCAAAGTGGAGGTGGCAGCCACTCATAACAAAAGTGTCTTACCGCCCTCAATGGGTCTTGATATCTCTAAATGA